In Paenibacillus sp. FSL R7-0345, a single window of DNA contains:
- a CDS encoding methyl-accepting chemotaxis protein, whose product MENVSVPAVTEALVVKALEKNLALIRFDLDRRVAYVNEVFAGSMKYKSADMYGMHHRELCFPEFVNSPDYEMFWQNLLSGNSFQDKIERMDSEGNTVWLEATYMPIFDETNHHVIGVSKIATNITHRQTDVNHVVEQMQRMADSLNRRAEQGIERSREMLHSINNIAGVSDENTLILRGLQNKAVDIQGVVQTIRDIASQTHLLALNAAIEAAHAGEFGRGFDVVAKEVRKLSGMVQDSIGEVRNSVQAITEEIGKMSAGLEHVQESVKDSQKQIEVALEEFTGIAASASELDIQARAVMNII is encoded by the coding sequence ATGGAGAACGTATCAGTTCCAGCAGTTACTGAGGCACTGGTAGTCAAAGCCTTGGAGAAGAACCTTGCCCTGATCCGCTTTGATCTTGACCGCAGAGTGGCCTATGTTAATGAAGTATTTGCAGGTTCAATGAAATACAAATCAGCGGATATGTACGGAATGCATCACCGGGAGCTATGCTTTCCTGAGTTTGTGAACAGTCCGGACTATGAAATGTTCTGGCAGAATCTGCTTTCCGGTAACAGCTTCCAGGATAAGATTGAACGAATGGATTCAGAGGGAAACACCGTGTGGCTCGAAGCAACCTATATGCCTATTTTTGACGAAACCAATCATCATGTCATCGGGGTCAGCAAAATCGCGACCAATATCACACACCGGCAGACCGATGTGAACCATGTGGTGGAGCAGATGCAGAGAATGGCTGACAGCCTGAACCGGCGCGCCGAGCAGGGGATCGAACGGAGCCGGGAAATGCTGCACAGCATCAACAATATCGCCGGGGTATCGGATGAGAACACCCTGATCCTGAGAGGTCTGCAGAACAAGGCCGTTGATATACAGGGGGTGGTGCAGACCATCCGCGATATTGCCTCGCAGACACATCTGCTCGCGCTTAATGCAGCGATTGAAGCGGCGCATGCCGGCGAGTTCGGCCGGGGGTTCGACGTGGTGGCCAAGGAGGTGCGGAAGCTTTCGGGTATGGTGCAGGACTCGATTGGTGAGGTTCGGAACAGCGTACAAGCAATTACTGAAGAAATCGGCAAAATGTCAGCCGGTCTGGAGCATGTCCAGGAGAGTGTTAAAGACAGCCAGAAGCAGATTGAAGTAGCCCTGGAGGAGTTTACAGGAATTGCTGCTTCCGCCAGTGAGCTGGACATCCAGGCGCGGGCCGTTATGAACATTATCTAA
- a CDS encoding YfhD family protein, which translates to MDRENSNIVSKVDKQKLLYEAKLEDVQFVAAEADQDDLEALDRSQEADKRQLNEIIKKNSRI; encoded by the coding sequence ATGGATCGGGAGAACTCGAACATTGTCTCTAAGGTAGACAAGCAGAAATTGCTTTACGAAGCTAAACTGGAGGACGTGCAGTTTGTGGCTGCGGAAGCCGACCAGGATGATCTGGAGGCACTGGACCGCTCGCAGGAGGCAGACAAGCGCCAGCTGAACGAAATCATCAAAAAGAATAGCAGGATTTAA